Proteins encoded in a region of the Melioribacteraceae bacterium genome:
- a CDS encoding two-component regulator propeller domain-containing protein, with amino-acid sequence MKKSILLLFLIMACWLQAQNQWTVYKYPNLPDNRIYTMAVDHSGNKWFGTYAGLVRLTGSTWTSYYTTNSGLPNNTVYSMAIDANGHKWIGTNGGGLAYFTGLSTGQSGWTVYNTGNSNLPHNNVRYSIVIDNQSNKWIGSLGGLSKFDGQNWTNYNSSNSQLPYNEIRDMVLDQNNELWIATPDGLARFNRSQAWTVYKPSNPISSTGLPHNNIMSISIAPNGVKWIGTSGGLVRYDNTTMTTFKTSNSNIPTNSITAVAAESNSVIWLGTDQYGIVKYDGTSFTTFNTTNSNLPNNTIHFITVDAGGNKWIGTYAGLAVFNENGIVSVADNNNSIPSEFSLLQNYPNPFNPETTIRYSIPSGDNGSLNQKILLKVYDLLGSEVATLVDEYKPAGTYNVTFNAAELSSGVYFYKLSTGNYSSIKKMILIK; translated from the coding sequence ATGAAAAAATCTATTCTGTTACTGTTTTTAATTATGGCTTGCTGGCTACAAGCCCAGAATCAATGGACAGTTTATAAGTACCCCAATCTGCCTGACAACCGTATCTACACGATGGCCGTGGATCACTCCGGAAATAAGTGGTTTGGGACATATGCCGGCCTGGTAAGATTGACGGGAAGTACATGGACTTCATATTACACAACGAATTCAGGTCTTCCGAATAACACTGTTTACTCGATGGCCATCGACGCAAACGGGCATAAGTGGATTGGCACTAACGGCGGCGGACTTGCTTACTTTACCGGACTGTCAACCGGGCAGTCGGGCTGGACAGTCTATAATACCGGCAACTCGAATCTGCCTCATAATAATGTCCGCTATTCAATTGTAATTGATAATCAGTCAAACAAATGGATCGGATCGTTGGGCGGTCTTTCAAAATTTGACGGACAGAACTGGACAAACTATAACTCATCAAACTCTCAGCTCCCGTATAACGAAATCCGGGATATGGTTTTAGATCAGAATAATGAACTCTGGATTGCAACACCCGACGGACTTGCGCGCTTTAACAGAAGCCAGGCATGGACAGTCTACAAACCATCAAACCCGATTTCAAGCACCGGACTGCCTCATAATAATATTATGTCGATTTCAATTGCACCTAATGGTGTTAAATGGATTGGTACTTCAGGCGGACTTGTAAGATATGATAATACTACGATGACCACTTTCAAAACCTCGAATTCAAATATCCCTACAAATTCCATAACAGCCGTTGCTGCCGAATCAAATTCGGTTATCTGGTTAGGAACTGATCAATATGGTATTGTTAAATACGATGGAACTTCGTTTACAACATTCAACACTACAAATTCTAATCTGCCTAACAATACAATCCATTTTATTACGGTTGATGCCGGCGGAAATAAGTGGATCGGGACTTATGCCGGCCTTGCAGTCTTTAATGAAAACGGAATCGTCTCTGTTGCTGATAACAATAATAGTATTCCATCAGAGTTTTCTTTGCTTCAGAATTATCCCAATCCGTTCAATCCAGAGACAACTATAAGATATTCTATTCCTTCGGGAGATAATGGATCACTCAATCAGAAAATTCTACTTAAGGTTTATGATCTGCTCGGAAGTGAAGTTGCTACTTTAGTAGACGAATATAAACCTGCGGGTACCTATAATGTAACTTTTAATGCTGCCGAACTTTCAAGCGGAGTATACTTCTATAAATTAAGTACCGGTAATTATTCTTCTATTAAAAAAATGATACTTATTAAATAG
- a CDS encoding DUF6263 family protein codes for MTKKFLLLLTALIILIGCGKSEEKKESGTTQAESYESIQLEEANVQLRYNFSKGDKLKYKLTTITTSDESIKADTIINTKLYQTITYLFDLEVLEVDDDKTADFSVNISSVVLDANLNGQEVKFDSKAENTNEEKLKFIEYATISNSPYRARVSSRGEVFEVTRLDKMIDKMVQLQPQAQQLTLEQKSQISKNLSESALRPMTQLLFRELPEKPVAKDSSWIKTYPAQMSVFAVENKATFTVDDFISLDGDKGAKISADLSATWTGEKKGVEEGVNYSFKDPVIAGNGMIIFNIEKGFLKKAETLTSIEMEVEVKAKDSTQKMQTSVRSEKSTNKNIVEML; via the coding sequence ATGACAAAGAAATTTTTATTATTGTTAACAGCATTAATCATTCTTATCGGCTGCGGTAAATCCGAAGAGAAGAAAGAGTCGGGCACTACACAGGCAGAGTCCTATGAATCGATTCAGTTAGAAGAAGCCAACGTCCAGCTCCGATATAATTTTTCTAAAGGCGACAAGCTTAAATACAAGCTTACAACAATTACAACATCCGATGAGTCGATTAAGGCCGATACTATCATCAACACAAAACTTTATCAGACTATCACTTACCTTTTTGACCTGGAAGTTCTTGAAGTTGATGATGATAAGACTGCAGATTTTTCGGTTAATATATCCTCAGTGGTTCTCGATGCGAACCTGAACGGCCAGGAAGTAAAATTCGATTCCAAAGCGGAGAACACAAACGAAGAGAAGCTTAAATTCATCGAATACGCAACTATCTCCAACTCACCATACCGCGCACGCGTAAGCAGCCGCGGTGAAGTCTTTGAGGTTACAAGGCTTGATAAGATGATTGATAAAATGGTTCAGCTTCAGCCGCAGGCCCAGCAGCTTACTTTAGAGCAGAAGTCGCAAATCTCTAAGAACTTAAGCGAATCGGCATTGCGTCCAATGACACAGTTACTATTCAGAGAGCTGCCGGAAAAACCGGTTGCGAAAGATTCATCCTGGATTAAAACTTATCCTGCACAGATGAGCGTATTTGCAGTTGAGAATAAAGCTACTTTTACGGTAGATGACTTTATAAGCTTAGACGGAGACAAGGGTGCTAAGATAAGCGCCGATCTTAGTGCAACATGGACCGGAGAGAAAAAAGGTGTTGAGGAAGGAGTAAATTATTCGTTCAAAGATCCGGTTATTGCAGGAAACGGAATGATCATATTCAACATCGAAAAAGGCTTCTTGAAAAAGGCAGAGACACTTACCTCCATCGAAATGGAAGTTGAAGTAAAGGCAAAGGATTCAACACAGAAAATGCAGACTTCAGTCAGGAGTGAAAAATCGACAAATAAAAATATTGTTGAGATGCTCTGA
- a CDS encoding phosphatidylserine decarboxylase family protein — MITKYGLNTFLISAGFSVILIIISLFISNGWIKYPLLLLGIAFLLFNLNFFRDPERTPPKEKDVIISPADGKIVIVKDVFEKRFLESEATQVSIFMSPLNVHVNRIPVDGRVDFLNYIKGDYLVAFHEKADLRNERSEIGITGRYGKMLFTQVAGFIARRIVFDLKLGDQVTMGDRFGMIKFGSRSDVIVPKGWKLNVKLGDIVTAGETILFEYADE; from the coding sequence ATGATAACAAAGTACGGTTTAAATACGTTTTTAATTTCAGCCGGGTTTTCCGTCATTCTGATCATTATTTCGCTCTTCATCAGCAACGGATGGATTAAATACCCGCTTCTATTATTGGGAATAGCTTTTTTATTGTTCAATCTCAATTTCTTCCGCGACCCTGAGCGGACACCCCCAAAGGAGAAGGATGTAATAATCTCCCCTGCAGATGGAAAGATTGTAATTGTTAAGGATGTTTTTGAGAAGAGGTTTTTGGAGAGTGAAGCAACTCAGGTTTCGATTTTTATGTCACCGCTTAACGTTCATGTAAACCGGATTCCAGTAGACGGGAGAGTCGATTTCTTAAATTACATCAAGGGTGATTATCTTGTTGCATTCCACGAGAAGGCCGATTTAAGAAACGAGCGGAGCGAGATCGGAATAACCGGGCGTTACGGGAAGATGCTCTTTACGCAGGTAGCCGGATTCATTGCCCGAAGAATTGTATTCGACCTTAAACTGGGCGATCAGGTTACGATGGGAGACCGTTTCGGTATGATCAAATTCGGAAGCCGGTCGGATGTAATAGTCCCGAAAGGATGGAAACTGAATGTAAAGCTCGGAGATATAGTAACAGCCGGAGAGACAATTTTATTTGAGTATGCGGATGAATAA
- the purS gene encoding phosphoribosylformylglycinamidine synthase subunit PurS, which yields MYKATVIVKRRPKILDPQGKAVEQGAKLLGFHNVKQTRIGKYIEFFVDTTDKSLAEKEVKEYSEKLLSNPIMEDFEYTLEEYEPVKKDKKK from the coding sequence GTGTATAAAGCAACAGTAATTGTAAAAAGAAGGCCCAAGATTTTAGATCCCCAGGGGAAAGCAGTCGAGCAGGGCGCAAAACTTCTCGGATTTCATAACGTAAAGCAGACAAGAATCGGAAAGTATATCGAGTTCTTCGTTGATACAACGGATAAGTCGCTTGCAGAAAAGGAAGTAAAAGAATATTCCGAAAAGCTTCTGTCGAATCCGATCATGGAGGATTTTGAGTATACACTCGAGGAATACGAGCCGGTAAAAAAGGATAAGAAGAAATGA
- a CDS encoding NfeD family protein — MKRLILLFVLVLSFASSAQEKVYYANIEGDIDLGLAPYIRRVVEEAETNFAAAIIFRINTFGGRVDAATQIKDAILNSKIRTIAFIDKRAISAGALIALSCEKIVMVPGASMGASSVVDQTGQKQSEKYQSYMRSEMRATAEKNGRRTDIAQGMVDETIVIPDIKDDSTKLVTLTSEEALQYRMADTVLTSIDQVKENFGLKNAELVTLDSNWAEDFVRFVNNPIISSLLIMLGLIGLYTEIKTPGWGLAGTVGVVCLAIFFGAGYILELASIIEILLFVVGVIFIIVEIFVVPGFGIFGILGIIFMVGGLFLGLLSDFKMIDWTLISLAIIQLGLTFLFTFVVIFFLLKFLPKTDMWNKLILNEQVASKSGYAAKPQFEHFIGMEGEALTDLRPSGTAIIEGNRIDVVTEGDYIKNKSRIVVKSVEGSKVVVDIKK, encoded by the coding sequence TTGAAACGGTTGATCCTTCTGTTTGTCCTTGTCTTATCTTTTGCTTCAAGTGCTCAGGAAAAAGTCTATTATGCAAATATCGAAGGGGATATCGATCTTGGACTCGCCCCTTATATCAGAAGAGTGGTTGAAGAAGCTGAAACGAATTTTGCCGCAGCAATAATTTTCAGGATAAATACATTTGGCGGTAGGGTAGACGCTGCGACCCAGATTAAAGATGCAATCCTCAACAGCAAAATCCGTACGATCGCATTCATCGATAAAAGGGCAATCTCAGCCGGCGCTCTGATAGCTCTTTCATGTGAAAAAATCGTTATGGTACCCGGGGCTTCTATGGGTGCCTCCTCGGTTGTCGATCAGACTGGCCAGAAACAATCCGAGAAATATCAATCCTATATGCGCTCGGAAATGCGCGCTACTGCCGAGAAAAATGGTCGGCGTACCGATATCGCCCAGGGAATGGTTGACGAAACTATCGTTATACCTGATATCAAAGACGACAGCACTAAACTTGTAACGCTTACTTCGGAAGAAGCGCTTCAATACCGTATGGCCGATACCGTGCTAACTAGTATCGATCAGGTTAAAGAAAATTTCGGACTTAAAAATGCCGAGCTTGTAACGCTCGACTCAAACTGGGCTGAAGATTTTGTAAGGTTTGTTAATAATCCGATTATCTCCTCTCTGCTTATTATGCTTGGACTTATCGGACTTTATACGGAGATAAAAACACCGGGGTGGGGTTTGGCAGGAACTGTCGGAGTTGTCTGCCTAGCTATCTTCTTCGGTGCAGGATATATTCTGGAACTTGCATCGATAATAGAAATTCTGCTTTTTGTTGTAGGAGTGATTTTTATAATTGTAGAGATTTTTGTCGTCCCCGGATTCGGAATATTCGGAATCCTGGGCATCATTTTTATGGTAGGAGGACTTTTCCTTGGACTCCTGTCGGATTTTAAGATGATCGACTGGACTTTAATTTCTCTTGCCATAATTCAGCTTGGACTTACTTTCCTTTTTACTTTTGTTGTAATATTTTTCCTTCTGAAATTTTTACCAAAGACAGATATGTGGAATAAACTTATATTAAATGAACAGGTTGCCTCCAAATCCGGCTATGCGGCTAAACCGCAGTTTGAACATTTTATCGGAATGGAAGGAGAAGCCCTCACAGACTTAAGGCCTTCGGGCACTGCTATTATTGAGGGGAACAGGATAGACGTGGTTACCGAAGGTGATTATATTAAAAATAAGAGCCGGATTGTTGTTAAAAGTGTTGAAGGTTCTAAAGTAGTTGTCGATATAAAGAAATAA
- the purQ gene encoding phosphoribosylformylglycinamidine synthase subunit PurQ, with product MKPKFGVVVFPGSNCDYDAYYSVKKVLGYDAEFLWHKEKDLKNCDAVILPGGFSYGDYLRTGAIARFSPILDSVVSFAEKGGIVFGICNGFQILLEAGLLPGVMLQNESLKFVCKDIYLKVENKETIFTKGIKQETIKIPIKHGEGNYFTDEETLKELKENGQIIFTYSSHDGHVSHKYNPNGSLHNIAGISNKRKNVMGMMPHPENACDPILRKTDGALIFKSIASHFK from the coding sequence ATGAAACCGAAGTTCGGAGTTGTAGTATTCCCCGGTTCCAATTGCGATTACGATGCCTATTATTCGGTTAAGAAAGTCTTAGGCTATGATGCGGAATTCCTCTGGCATAAGGAGAAGGACTTAAAAAACTGCGACGCAGTAATTCTACCGGGCGGGTTTTCCTACGGGGATTATTTGCGGACGGGTGCCATTGCGAGATTCTCTCCGATACTCGACTCCGTAGTGTCTTTTGCGGAGAAAGGCGGGATTGTATTCGGAATCTGCAACGGGTTTCAGATTCTGCTTGAAGCGGGGTTACTCCCGGGAGTTATGCTTCAGAATGAATCCCTTAAATTTGTCTGCAAGGATATTTATCTTAAAGTAGAAAACAAAGAGACAATATTTACCAAAGGGATTAAACAAGAGACAATAAAGATTCCGATAAAACACGGCGAAGGAAATTACTTTACCGATGAAGAGACCTTAAAGGAGTTGAAAGAAAACGGCCAGATTATTTTTACTTACTCGTCTCACGACGGACATGTAAGCCACAAATATAATCCGAACGGTTCGCTTCATAATATTGCCGGGATCTCAAACAAAAGAAAGAACGTAATGGGAATGATGCCACATCCTGAAAACGCATGCGATCCGATACTCCGAAAGACAGACGGCGCTTTAATATTCAAATCGATCGCTTCCCATTTCAAATAA
- a CDS encoding twin-arginine translocase TatA/TatE family subunit — protein sequence MFGNLGATEIILIVLAILILFGAKKIPELAQGVGKGMREFKKAMREVEDDIKITDKPEEKSDKKLEN from the coding sequence ATGTTCGGTAATTTAGGAGCAACTGAAATAATTCTTATAGTGCTTGCCATTCTGATTTTATTCGGCGCAAAGAAAATTCCTGAACTTGCCCAGGGTGTAGGAAAAGGGATGCGCGAGTTCAAGAAAGCAATGCGCGAGGTTGAAGACGATATTAAGATAACCGATAAACCCGAAGAGAAAAGCGATAAGAAATTAGAGAACTGA
- a CDS encoding YbaB/EbfC family nucleoid-associated protein → MNLNMQGMLKQIQKMQADMAKVQSELENKTVTEESGGGMVKVTANGKKELVSINIDDEVLKGGDKEMIEDLVVAAVNKALASAGKLAEEEMASVTKGMLPPGFNIPGL, encoded by the coding sequence ATGAATTTAAATATGCAGGGTATGTTAAAACAGATTCAGAAGATGCAGGCCGATATGGCTAAAGTTCAGTCTGAATTGGAAAATAAAACCGTCACAGAGGAAAGCGGCGGCGGTATGGTTAAAGTTACGGCAAACGGAAAAAAAGAACTTGTTTCGATCAATATAGATGATGAAGTATTAAAAGGCGGCGACAAAGAAATGATCGAGGACCTGGTAGTTGCCGCGGTGAATAAAGCTCTCGCATCGGCAGGGAAACTGGCCGAAGAGGAGATGGCAAGTGTTACCAAAGGAATGCTCCCTCCGGGTTTCAATATTCCGGGATTATAA
- the pssA gene encoding CDP-diacylglycerol--serine O-phosphatidyltransferase yields the protein MNKPLISKAFIANSVTSMNIFCGFMSIIYTSQNNFKYAAIFIITAAIFDTLDGIVARLLDTTSRFGVELDSLSDVVSFGAAPSFLIYKAYAFQFGPWGILLSACILIFGALRLARFNVMTEDLKTKGDFTGLPIPLAAITMTLLFFSFYREGRIIDPISYIVTPLIILLSILMVSKIRYSALPKLKDRKFKEKIFLFVILIAALILTIITNGQTLFFIFLSVILFGILRHFYYMITGKKFENGSGN from the coding sequence ATGAATAAACCCCTCATTTCCAAGGCATTCATTGCCAACTCGGTTACTTCAATGAATATCTTCTGCGGCTTTATGTCAATAATCTATACTTCGCAGAATAATTTTAAGTACGCGGCAATCTTTATAATCACGGCAGCGATATTCGACACACTTGACGGAATAGTAGCCCGCCTGCTCGATACAACGAGCCGGTTCGGCGTAGAGCTCGATTCACTATCCGACGTTGTAAGTTTCGGCGCGGCCCCATCGTTTCTGATCTACAAAGCATACGCGTTTCAGTTCGGGCCATGGGGAATTCTCTTAAGCGCATGCATATTAATTTTCGGCGCGCTCCGTCTTGCAAGGTTTAACGTGATGACAGAGGATCTCAAGACCAAAGGGGATTTCACGGGACTTCCGATCCCGCTTGCTGCCATCACGATGACGCTTCTTTTCTTCTCCTTCTATAGGGAGGGCCGAATAATCGACCCGATAAGTTATATCGTTACCCCGCTGATAATTCTTTTATCGATACTAATGGTAAGCAAGATCCGTTACAGCGCACTTCCTAAACTGAAAGACAGGAAGTTTAAGGAGAAGATATTTCTTTTTGTAATACTTATCGCGGCATTAATACTTACAATAATTACAAACGGTCAGACTCTATTTTTTATCTTTTTGTCGGTGATACTGTTTGGTATCCTGCGGCATTTCTATTATATGATAACCGGCAAAAAATTTGAGAACGGAAGCGGAAATTAG
- the ndk gene encoding nucleoside-diphosphate kinase: protein MSNRTLAILKPDCTRKELVGKVITHIQEAGFKILGLKMVRLQKDSAKGFYEVHKERPFFNDLIEYMTSGPCVPIVLEKENAVEEFRKLIGATDPAKADEGTIRKLYASNIQENIVHGSDSPENAAKEISHFFSRKELLEINGWQ, encoded by the coding sequence TTGAGCAACAGAACATTAGCGATTCTAAAACCGGATTGCACAAGAAAAGAATTAGTTGGAAAAGTAATTACACATATTCAGGAAGCAGGATTCAAGATCCTTGGGCTTAAGATGGTCCGACTTCAGAAGGATTCCGCCAAAGGATTCTATGAAGTACATAAAGAGAGGCCATTCTTTAATGATCTTATCGAGTATATGACAAGCGGCCCATGCGTACCGATAGTTCTCGAGAAGGAAAACGCGGTAGAAGAATTCCGGAAATTAATCGGTGCTACCGATCCGGCAAAGGCAGATGAAGGTACAATCAGAAAGCTTTATGCGTCGAACATTCAGGAAAATATTGTTCACGGTTCGGATTCGCCTGAGAATGCCGCCAAAGAGATCTCTCACTTCTTCTCACGTAAAGAACTCCTCGAAATAAACGGCTGGCAGTAA
- the speB gene encoding agmatinase, giving the protein MKELGIKQNFLAIDKKYSNYKNSEIIIVSAPLEKTVSYGKGTGAGPKEILNASHYVEFYDEEMNRELCFEKGICTLEPLNFGKLSIQKAIDKIYREVSFHIESGKFVVTLGGEHSLSVAPIKAHHEKYENLSILQIDAHSDLRQSYEGSIHSHASVMARVAEFNKKIVQVGIRAQCKDEAIFRKENNIRTFYSREIKLGMYGDNWQELVAKSLTDNVYITFDVDGFDPSFLTATGTPEPGGLFWDETMNLLKIVGQDKNIVGFDVVELAPSKSHSSSNFVAAKLVYKMLNYAFHNK; this is encoded by the coding sequence ATGAAAGAACTCGGCATTAAACAGAATTTTCTGGCTATCGATAAAAAATATTCTAATTATAAAAATTCGGAAATTATTATCGTTTCAGCCCCTCTCGAAAAAACCGTCAGTTACGGAAAAGGAACCGGAGCCGGTCCTAAAGAAATTCTGAATGCTTCCCACTATGTCGAATTCTATGACGAAGAGATGAACCGTGAGTTATGTTTTGAAAAGGGAATCTGCACTCTTGAACCTCTTAATTTCGGAAAGCTCTCTATCCAGAAAGCTATCGATAAGATCTACCGGGAAGTTTCTTTTCATATTGAATCCGGTAAGTTTGTAGTTACCTTAGGCGGCGAACACTCACTTTCTGTCGCCCCGATTAAGGCTCATCATGAAAAATATGAAAACCTCTCTATCCTCCAGATCGATGCCCACTCGGATCTGCGTCAAAGCTATGAGGGCTCTATCCACTCGCATGCGTCCGTAATGGCAAGAGTAGCTGAATTCAATAAAAAGATTGTTCAGGTCGGAATCCGCGCTCAATGTAAGGATGAGGCCATCTTCAGAAAAGAAAATAATATTCGAACCTTCTATTCCCGCGAGATTAAACTCGGAATGTACGGCGATAACTGGCAGGAATTGGTCGCGAAGTCTCTGACCGATAACGTTTATATCACATTCGATGTAGACGGTTTCGATCCTTCGTTTTTAACAGCTACAGGAACTCCTGAACCGGGAGGACTATTCTGGGATGAGACTATGAATCTTCTTAAAATCGTCGGTCAGGATAAAAATATTGTCGGATTCGATGTGGTTGAACTTGCGCCTTCAAAATCTCATTCGTCATCTAATTTTGTAGCAGCCAAACTAGTCTACAAAATGCTTAATTATGCTTTTCATAATAAATAA
- the sucD gene encoding succinate--CoA ligase subunit alpha produces the protein MSILLDKKTRVIVQGITGGEGSFHTRQMIEYGTNVVAGVTPGKGGQKFEDTSLPIFNTVAEAVKEVKADASAIFVPPAFAADAILESANAGIKLIVCITEGIPAKDMIDVYNSIKGKGVVLIGPNCPGLISPGKAKIGIMPGFIHKQGKIGVVSRSGTLTYEAVKQLTDLGIGQSTCVGIGGDPVIGSQFIDIIKLFNEDPSTEGIVMIGEIGGSAEEEAALFIKKNVKKPVVGFIAGRTAPAGRRMGHAGAIISGGKGTAAEKMAAMKKAGILVIESPAEIGVTMKRALGKSPKAKVKSVKAKSLKNKVKKLKVKGKSKKAVVKKTVKKILKKRK, from the coding sequence ATGAGTATTCTTCTCGACAAAAAGACACGTGTTATTGTTCAGGGAATTACCGGCGGTGAAGGTTCGTTCCATACCCGTCAGATGATTGAATACGGAACAAATGTTGTTGCCGGAGTTACTCCGGGTAAAGGCGGACAAAAATTCGAAGATACAAGCCTTCCGATCTTCAACACAGTTGCCGAAGCAGTAAAAGAAGTAAAAGCAGATGCATCGGCAATATTCGTTCCCCCGGCTTTTGCAGCAGACGCAATACTTGAGTCGGCTAACGCAGGAATAAAACTGATAGTCTGTATTACCGAAGGAATCCCAGCAAAGGATATGATCGACGTTTACAATTCGATAAAAGGTAAAGGCGTAGTGCTTATAGGCCCGAACTGCCCGGGACTTATTTCACCGGGAAAGGCCAAAATAGGAATTATGCCGGGATTTATACATAAACAGGGAAAGATCGGCGTCGTAAGCCGCAGCGGAACCCTAACCTACGAAGCCGTTAAGCAGCTGACCGATTTAGGGATCGGGCAATCAACATGCGTCGGGATCGGCGGAGACCCGGTAATCGGTTCACAGTTTATCGACATTATCAAACTTTTTAATGAAGACCCTTCAACAGAAGGAATTGTGATGATCGGTGAGATCGGCGGAAGCGCTGAAGAGGAAGCCGCGCTTTTTATTAAGAAGAATGTTAAAAAGCCGGTCGTCGGATTTATTGCAGGGCGAACAGCACCTGCAGGTCGCCGCATGGGTCATGCAGGAGCAATTATCTCAGGCGGAAAAGGAACAGCGGCTGAAAAAATGGCGGCAATGAAAAAAGCAGGAATTCTTGTTATTGAAAGTCCCGCCGAAATCGGCGTAACAATGAAGAGAGCTTTAGGAAAAAGCCCGAAGGCAAAAGTCAAAAGTGTGAAAGCAAAAAGCCTTAAAAACAAGGTAAAGAAACTAAAGGTAAAAGGAAAAAGTAAAAAAGCCGTAGTAAAGAAAACAGTCAAGAAGATTCTAAAGAAAAGGAAGTAA
- the gatA gene encoding Asp-tRNA(Asn)/Glu-tRNA(Gln) amidotransferase subunit GatA, with translation MTGYKNHSEKLELIRSGSLSLRSNIEYFLSKAGENKDLNAFNFLFEDSYSEAEKIEERIRSNKAGRLAGMVIAIKDVLAIKDKPLTCSSNILKNFESVYTSTAVERLIREDAIIIGKTNCDEFAMGSSNENSAFGKVLNPIDKSRVPGGSSGGSAVAVAAGLCDAALGTDTGGSIRQPAAFCGIFGLKPTYGRVSRYGLTAYGSSFDTIGPLANSPEDLALILEVISGHDPNDSTSVNIPVPEFLSEIYSEKKFKIGLPKEYFAEGLDPEINEAIQNQIAKLKSSGHDVQEVSLPHTEYSIPTYYILTTAEASSNLARYDGAHYGYRDKNSSTLKEMYASSRSKGFGGEVKRRIMLGTYVLSAGYYDAYYRKAQKVRRLLKQDFDNAFNEVNLLLTPTTPTPPFKIGEKSTDPLKMYLMDIYTTSANLAGIPGINIPIGKNREGLPIGMQVMAKGFDELSLLQFSSKY, from the coding sequence TTGACCGGCTATAAAAACCATTCCGAAAAATTAGAATTAATCCGATCCGGGTCTTTAAGTCTTAGAAGCAATATTGAGTATTTCCTTTCGAAAGCCGGAGAGAATAAAGACTTAAACGCGTTTAATTTTCTATTCGAGGATTCTTATTCCGAGGCAGAAAAGATTGAAGAGAGAATTAGGTCCAATAAAGCCGGCCGGCTTGCCGGAATGGTAATCGCCATTAAAGACGTTCTCGCAATTAAAGACAAGCCACTTACCTGCTCATCTAACATTCTTAAAAACTTTGAATCCGTTTACACCTCAACTGCCGTTGAAAGACTAATACGTGAAGACGCGATTATAATCGGGAAGACCAACTGCGATGAGTTTGCAATGGGTTCCTCTAACGAAAACTCGGCTTTCGGAAAGGTCCTGAATCCGATCGACAAATCGCGAGTGCCTGGAGGTTCCAGCGGCGGATCAGCCGTCGCAGTTGCAGCCGGATTATGCGACGCTGCATTAGGAACTGATACCGGGGGTTCCATCCGTCAGCCCGCCGCCTTCTGCGGAATCTTCGGGCTTAAACCAACCTACGGAAGAGTCTCGAGGTACGGACTAACGGCATACGGGTCATCATTCGATACGATAGGACCGCTGGCGAACAGTCCTGAGGATCTGGCTCTAATTCTGGAAGTAATCTCTGGGCATGACCCCAATGATTCAACATCGGTTAATATTCCCGTTCCTGAATTTTTAAGTGAAATTTATTCGGAGAAAAAGTTTAAGATCGGACTGCCCAAAGAATATTTTGCCGAAGGGCTCGATCCGGAAATAAATGAGGCAATTCAGAATCAGATAGCAAAATTAAAATCCTCCGGTCATGATGTTCAAGAGGTCTCACTTCCCCACACTGAGTATTCGATCCCGACTTATTATATCTTGACAACGGCAGAGGCCTCGTCAAACCTTGCGCGCTACGACGGAGCCCATTACGGATACCGTGATAAGAACTCATCGACCTTAAAAGAGATGTATGCTTCCAGCCGTTCGAAAGGATTCGGAGGTGAGGTAAAGCGGAGAATTATGTTAGGAACATACGTACTTTCTGCCGGCTACTACGACGCTTATTACCGGAAGGCCCAGAAGGTAAGGCGGTTATTGAAACAGGATTTTGACAATGCATTTAATGAAGTTAACCTCCTTCTGACACCCACGACTCCAACTCCACCGTTTAAGATCGGCGAGAAATCGACCGACCCGCTTAAGATGTATCTTATGGATATCTACACAACCTCAGCCAACTTAGCCGGAATACCGGGTATAAATATTCCGATCGGCAAAAACCGCGAAGGATTACCGATCGGAATGCAGGTGATGGCAAAGGGATTCGATGAGTTAAGTCTGCTGCAATTCTCAAGCAAGTATTAA